Proteins encoded by one window of Cylindrospermum stagnale PCC 7417:
- a CDS encoding LysR family transcriptional regulator, producing the protein MNQATLHQLKVFEAAARHSSFTRAAEELFLTQPTVSMQIKQLTKSVGLPLFEQVGKRLYLTEAGRELSVTCRQIFETIAQFEMKVAELKGLKQGQLRLAVITTAKYFIPRLLGRFCQLYPGIDISLQVTNHEGILERMASNMDDLYVMSQVPENTDVTFEPFLENPLVVFAPINHPLSQEKNIPIQRLTDEPFIMREPGSGTRRATQSLFDEHGVKVKVKLELGSNEAIKQAIVGGLGISVLSRHTLLTDTLEFSILDVQHFPIPRNWYMVYPSGKQLSIVARAYYEYLLEAVKDIAALDTVISKVNR; encoded by the coding sequence TTGAACCAAGCGACGCTGCACCAATTGAAGGTTTTCGAGGCGGCGGCACGGCACAGCAGCTTTACTCGCGCCGCTGAGGAATTGTTTCTCACCCAACCAACCGTATCGATGCAAATCAAGCAACTCACAAAATCGGTAGGGTTGCCATTATTTGAGCAGGTGGGGAAGCGCTTGTATCTGACGGAGGCTGGGCGCGAATTATCTGTAACTTGCCGCCAGATTTTTGAAACTATAGCCCAATTTGAAATGAAGGTAGCAGAATTAAAAGGGCTAAAACAGGGACAATTACGCTTGGCAGTAATTACAACAGCAAAATATTTTATACCGCGCTTGTTAGGGCGGTTTTGCCAACTTTACCCAGGAATTGATATTTCGCTGCAAGTAACTAACCATGAAGGGATTTTGGAGAGAATGGCCAGTAATATGGATGACTTGTATGTTATGAGTCAAGTTCCAGAAAATACTGATGTCACTTTTGAGCCATTTTTAGAAAATCCCTTGGTAGTTTTTGCACCTATTAATCATCCGCTGTCCCAGGAAAAAAATATCCCCATACAACGCCTAACCGATGAACCTTTTATTATGCGAGAACCTGGTTCAGGCACACGTCGTGCTACCCAAAGTCTCTTCGATGAACATGGAGTGAAGGTAAAAGTTAAGCTGGAATTGGGGAGTAACGAGGCAATTAAACAGGCAATCGTCGGCGGTTTAGGAATTTCTGTTTTATCTCGTCATACCTTATTGACAGATACGTTAGAGTTCAGCATTTTGGATGTCCAACACTTCCCCATTCCGCGAAATTGGTACATGGTTTATCCATCTGGCAAACAGTTATCTATTGTTGCTCGTGCCTATTACGAATATCTACTAGAGGCGGTAAAGGACATTGCGGCGCTAGACACCGTTATTTCTAAGGTAAATCGTTAG
- a CDS encoding ribulose bisphosphate carboxylase small subunit, with protein MVVRSTAAPPTPWSRSLAEPQIQPTAFVHSSANIIGDVLIGANVIVAPGTSIRADEGTPFYIGENTNIQDGVVIHGLEQGRVIGDDENLYSVWVGKNASITHMALIHGPAYVGDDSFIGFRSTVFNARVGAGCIVMMHALIQDVEIPPGKYVPSGAIITNQQQADRLSDVQEQDGAFAHHVVGINQALRSGYRCAADSKCIAPIRDEIAKSYTSITVEELERSSEVASKSLGAETVEQLRYLLEQGYKIGTEHVDQRRFRTGSWTSCQPIEPRSVREAVAALESCLADHSGEYVRLFGIDNGRRRVLETIVQRPDGVVATTASFKAPGSQSNGSYNGNGSGNGASSAKISTETVDQIRQLLAGGYKIGMEHVDERRFRTGSWTSCQPVEGTSINEVISALENCIESHQGEYVRLIGIDTKAKRRVLESIIQRPNGQVASSGSPKAVASKSSERASVGSTKLSSEVVDQLRQLLASGNKISAEHVDQRRFRMGSWASCGQIQTTSDREAIAILESYLAEYQGEYVRLIGVDPKAKRRVLETIIQRP; from the coding sequence ATGGTAGTCCGCAGCACGGCGGCACCCCCAACCCCTTGGTCAAGGAGTTTAGCTGAACCCCAGATCCAACCAACCGCTTTTGTACACTCTTCGGCCAACATTATCGGGGATGTGCTGATAGGTGCGAATGTAATCGTTGCTCCAGGGACTTCGATTAGAGCGGATGAAGGTACGCCTTTTTATATCGGTGAAAACACCAATATTCAAGATGGTGTGGTCATTCATGGGTTGGAGCAAGGCCGAGTAATTGGGGATGATGAAAATCTCTACTCGGTATGGGTTGGTAAGAATGCTTCAATTACCCACATGGCTCTCATTCATGGGCCAGCTTATGTAGGGGATGATTCTTTTATTGGCTTTCGCTCTACGGTATTTAATGCCAGGGTGGGTGCAGGTTGCATCGTGATGATGCACGCCTTAATTCAAGATGTAGAAATTCCCCCAGGTAAGTATGTGCCTTCGGGAGCGATCATTACTAATCAGCAGCAAGCAGACCGCTTGTCAGATGTCCAAGAGCAGGATGGAGCATTTGCTCATCATGTGGTTGGAATTAATCAGGCATTGCGATCTGGTTATCGCTGTGCTGCGGATAGCAAGTGTATTGCACCCATTCGGGATGAAATAGCTAAATCTTATACAAGTATTACGGTTGAAGAATTGGAAAGGAGTAGTGAAGTGGCGAGCAAGAGTTTGGGTGCAGAAACGGTAGAGCAGTTGCGCTATTTATTAGAGCAAGGGTATAAAATTGGTACAGAACACGTAGACCAAAGACGGTTTCGGACAGGTTCTTGGACTAGTTGTCAGCCGATTGAACCGAGATCAGTCAGGGAGGCGGTCGCAGCTTTAGAAAGTTGTTTAGCAGACCATAGTGGCGAGTATGTCCGTTTGTTTGGCATTGACAACGGTAGACGGCGGGTGTTAGAAACCATCGTCCAACGTCCCGATGGTGTGGTGGCAACAACAGCCAGCTTTAAAGCTCCTGGGAGTCAGTCCAATGGCAGTTATAACGGTAACGGCAGCGGCAACGGCGCTAGTAGCGCCAAAATCAGTACTGAAACTGTAGACCAAATCCGCCAACTCTTGGCAGGTGGCTACAAAATAGGCATGGAACACGTAGATGAGCGGCGTTTCCGCACGGGTTCTTGGACTAGTTGCCAGCCAGTTGAAGGAACTTCGATCAATGAAGTTATTTCTGCTTTAGAAAATTGTATAGAAAGCCATCAAGGCGAGTATGTGCGGTTAATTGGCATTGATACCAAAGCCAAGCGGCGGGTATTAGAAAGCATTATCCAACGACCCAATGGTCAGGTAGCTTCATCTGGTAGTCCCAAAGCAGTTGCTAGTAAATCATCTGAAAGGGCATCAGTTGGTAGTACCAAATTAAGTTCTGAAGTAGTGGATCAGCTGCGGCAACTATTAGCTAGTGGGAATAAAATTAGTGCCGAACACGTAGACCAGCGGCGGTTCCGGATGGGTTCTTGGGCTAGCTGTGGTCAAATTCAAACCACATCTGACAGAGAAGCGATCGCCATTTTAGAATCGTACCTCGCTGAATATCAAGGGGAATATGTGCGGCTAATTGGTGTTGACCCCAAAGCGAAGCGCCGGGTATTGGAAACAATTATCCAACGCCCATAG
- a CDS encoding class I SAM-dependent methyltransferase, with amino-acid sequence MNNYKQQVTKFFNLRTAYDQEGKFHPRLANRLLECLSLHSGQRILDVATGTGLIAIAAAQQVGSEGYVLGVDISAGMLNQARQKIETAGLQNIELMEADADFLDFQDESFDIIFCSSALVYLTDISNALQNWYRFLKKGGIVAFSCFSETSFMADIQKKVCSKLFGISLQHINEPLGTPSKCYQLLQQAGFDHIEVKTEQFGEYLSLSDRRMLWNGGGFYPRGNSLQLLSQTQLELLQAEYTAEMERLVTDQGVWYEIAAFFVLAHK; translated from the coding sequence ATGAATAATTACAAGCAGCAAGTAACTAAATTTTTCAATCTCAGAACTGCCTACGATCAAGAAGGTAAATTTCATCCACGTCTCGCTAATCGTCTACTCGAATGCTTATCACTTCATTCGGGACAGAGAATTCTTGATGTTGCTACTGGAACTGGTTTGATTGCGATTGCTGCGGCACAGCAAGTTGGTTCAGAAGGTTATGTCTTGGGTGTGGATATTTCTGCGGGAATGCTCAACCAAGCTAGACAAAAGATTGAAACAGCAGGATTACAGAATATTGAACTCATGGAGGCAGATGCAGATTTTCTAGATTTCCAAGACGAAAGTTTTGATATAATTTTTTGTTCTTCAGCACTCGTATATCTGACTGATATTTCTAATGCTTTACAAAATTGGTATCGGTTTCTGAAGAAAGGTGGAATCGTTGCCTTTTCTTGCTTTTCTGAAACATCTTTTATGGCAGATATTCAAAAAAAAGTCTGCTCAAAATTATTTGGTATTTCGTTGCAACATATTAACGAACCGCTAGGTACTCCTTCCAAGTGTTATCAGCTTTTACAACAAGCAGGGTTTGATCACATTGAGGTGAAGACAGAACAATTCGGTGAGTATCTTAGCCTTAGCGATCGCAGAATGTTGTGGAATGGAGGTGGTTTCTATCCTAGAGGAAATTCGCTCCAGCTGCTATCACAGACGCAATTAGAGCTATTACAAGCTGAATACACAGCAGAAATGGAGCGTTTAGTGACTGATCAAGGAGTTTGGTATGAGATTGCAGCCTTCTTTGTGCTAGCTCACAAATGA
- a CDS encoding aliphatic sulfonate ABC transporter substrate-binding protein, with product MPLVFDGHAIAASKSGNQFQLSKSSTIQLLETVGLFMGGIIFCVILDRWFSQRSAQSSNTPLAEQARRLKQLKIGYPEGMTNLEVLRTQGLLETRLRPYGLIVTWTSFLSASSLIEALSNGTIDFCGGGGTASIFSQAADHVFVRVAKEKYTAPKGQAILVPEDSPIQTLADLKGKKIAFDKGSSAHYILVRSLAKVGLDFSDIEPVYLTQPEALPQFRRGEIDAWVIWVPYTATLARSAYPGRSITDLESIFGDKTSVEVPTYYYAIPELVRDYPDLLKVILEEVNEAGTWAKKQELEAVQRLAKHHEIDPSIVEVLQKHSGERAIIPIDDQSLDALQHQANIFRDLNLIPEWVNVKDGTYSLQTKQNWTY from the coding sequence TTGCCTCTAGTTTTTGACGGTCATGCTATTGCTGCTTCTAAATCTGGTAATCAGTTCCAACTATCCAAAAGCTCCACAATCCAGTTACTGGAAACCGTGGGATTGTTTATGGGGGGGATAATTTTCTGTGTAATTTTGGATCGCTGGTTTTCTCAGCGTTCTGCTCAATCTAGCAACACGCCTTTAGCAGAGCAAGCGCGGCGGCTCAAGCAACTCAAAATTGGATATCCAGAGGGGATGACAAATCTGGAAGTTCTCCGGACTCAAGGCTTGCTGGAAACGCGTTTGCGACCTTATGGGCTGATTGTCACCTGGACAAGCTTTTTATCAGCCTCTTCTCTGATAGAAGCACTTAGCAACGGGACGATTGACTTCTGCGGCGGTGGTGGCACAGCCAGCATCTTCTCTCAAGCGGCGGATCATGTATTTGTCCGGGTGGCGAAAGAAAAATATACCGCTCCCAAAGGTCAAGCGATTCTGGTGCCAGAAGATTCGCCGATTCAGACACTAGCAGACCTGAAGGGCAAAAAGATCGCTTTTGACAAAGGCTCAAGCGCACATTATATACTTGTGCGATCGCTGGCAAAAGTCGGTCTAGATTTTAGTGACATCGAGCCAGTTTATCTGACACAACCGGAGGCGCTGCCCCAATTCCGCCGAGGTGAAATCGATGCTTGGGTGATTTGGGTTCCCTACACAGCAACTCTTGCCCGAAGCGCTTACCCTGGGCGATCAATTACAGACCTAGAGAGCATATTTGGTGACAAAACCTCCGTGGAAGTTCCCACTTATTACTACGCGATTCCAGAACTGGTACGCGACTATCCCGACTTGCTTAAGGTGATTTTAGAAGAGGTAAACGAAGCTGGAACTTGGGCTAAGAAACAGGAATTAGAAGCCGTTCAACGATTGGCTAAACACCATGAAATTGATCCATCCATCGTAGAAGTTTTACAGAAACATAGCGGCGAACGCGCCATCATTCCGATTGACGACCAATCGCTCGATGCTCTACAGCATCAGGCAAATATATTTAGAGATTTAAATCTGATTCCTGAGTGGGTGAATGTGAAAGATGGAACCTATAGTTTGCAGACCAAGCAAAACTGGACTTATTAG
- a CDS encoding EutN/CcmL family microcompartment protein produces the protein MQVAKVRGTVVSTQKDPSLRGVKLLLLQLVDENGNILPEYEVAADIVGAGVDEWVLVSRGSAARQVLGNEQRPLDAAVVAIIDTIHVEDRVIYSKKDQYR, from the coding sequence ATGCAAGTCGCCAAAGTTCGTGGCACAGTAGTCAGCACCCAAAAAGATCCCAGTCTTAGAGGTGTCAAACTACTGCTGTTGCAATTAGTAGATGAAAACGGAAACATCCTGCCAGAGTATGAAGTAGCAGCAGATATTGTTGGTGCGGGAGTGGATGAGTGGGTACTTGTCAGTCGTGGTAGTGCCGCTCGTCAAGTGCTGGGCAATGAACAACGGCCGTTGGATGCAGCAGTAGTGGCGATCATAGATACCATTCACGTCGAAGATCGCGTCATTTACAGCAAAAAAGACCAGTATCGATAG
- a CDS encoding carbon dioxide-concentrating mechanism protein, which yields METYNQRSISTIQASRLRDDYKDTALGLVSTRSFPAIVGTADMMLKSAGVHLVGYEKIGGGHCTAIVRGGIADVRLAVEAGVQTAEQFGQLVSSLVIPRPYPNLEVVLPITNRLNQIMQEGNYSRLSNQAIGLVETRGFPAMVGACDAMLKSANVHLAAYEKIGAGLCTAIIRGSVANVAVAVEAGMFEAERIGELNAVMVIPRPLEDLEQTLPLASCWIEERQPLNLPVNIKEQVAELEVLKLPDLATLPVKVPEELWNDQ from the coding sequence ATGGAGACATATAATCAACGGTCTATTAGTACCATCCAGGCATCCCGTCTTCGAGACGACTACAAGGATACTGCCTTGGGTTTAGTGTCCACCCGCAGCTTTCCAGCAATAGTTGGCACAGCGGACATGATGCTGAAATCGGCTGGTGTTCACTTGGTTGGGTATGAAAAAATTGGTGGCGGTCACTGTACTGCTATCGTTCGAGGTGGAATTGCTGATGTGCGTCTGGCTGTAGAAGCTGGTGTGCAAACTGCTGAACAGTTTGGTCAGTTGGTTTCTAGCTTGGTGATTCCCCGGCCTTATCCCAATCTTGAGGTGGTGCTGCCAATTACCAACCGCCTCAATCAAATCATGCAGGAAGGTAATTACAGCCGCCTGAGTAATCAAGCAATTGGTCTAGTGGAAACGCGGGGATTTCCGGCGATGGTTGGCGCCTGTGATGCGATGCTCAAATCCGCTAATGTCCATTTAGCCGCTTATGAAAAGATTGGGGCGGGTTTGTGTACAGCCATCATTCGTGGCTCTGTCGCAAATGTTGCCGTAGCAGTAGAAGCGGGGATGTTTGAAGCAGAACGCATTGGGGAGTTGAATGCCGTTATGGTAATTCCTCGACCACTGGAGGATTTGGAGCAAACCTTACCCCTAGCAAGTTGCTGGATAGAAGAACGTCAACCATTAAACTTGCCAGTCAATATTAAGGAGCAAGTTGCCGAACTAGAGGTGCTAAAGCTGCCAGATTTAGCTACCTTACCTGTAAAAGTTCCGGAAGAATTATGGAATGATCAATGA
- a CDS encoding carbon dioxide-concentrating mechanism protein CcmK produces the protein MSIAVGMLETLGFPAVVEAADAMVKAARVTLVGYEKIGSGRVTVIVRGDVSEVQASVAAGVESVKRVNGGQVLSTHIIARPHENLEYVLPIRYTEDVEQFRENVNAIRPFGRRP, from the coding sequence ATGTCAATTGCAGTCGGAATGCTTGAAACGTTAGGCTTTCCAGCAGTGGTGGAAGCCGCTGATGCGATGGTGAAAGCTGCTCGCGTTACCTTGGTAGGCTACGAAAAAATCGGTAGCGGTCGGGTTACAGTCATCGTTCGAGGTGACGTTTCGGAAGTACAAGCTTCCGTGGCCGCAGGTGTGGAATCAGTGAAGCGAGTCAACGGTGGACAGGTGTTGTCTACCCATATCATTGCTCGTCCTCACGAAAACTTGGAATACGTCCTACCAATTCGTTATACAGAAGATGTAGAACAATTCCGGGAAAATGTGAACGCGATTCGTCCTTTCGGTAGAAGACCGTAA
- a CDS encoding mucoidy inhibitor MuiA family protein: MVNPEKSSWCKTVESQIVAVTVYADKALVTRRGVVSLTGLERELVITPLPMTVETESVRVSGTGTVGVRLLGVSCDVSDGLRLRTYFTEPIAERVAQLTRQIQQLEAEIRHLQAQVEALALQSSFIVGLREKTEQTFSQSLARKNISLSETLDFLNFLGSQYSEYAIASGECKTQQQELDKQLQALRIALQNIQTPHLQESLSLIVAVEVADAGEFELEVSYVVNRASWSPLYDLRVDSIRDIVHLSYLAEVTQSTGEDWLGVALTLSTAKPGLGTIPPKLQPWYISTPQPLIGRRREVMLPPAPAMMAKSAPGGEGSWEAEDEVAEENFIAAETVVAEVSKEGGVVTFKLNSGGNIKSDGTPHKTTIFNDDYPCKFEYVAMPRLVSFAYLQAKVKNSPDGATLLPGKANIFRDNTFVGTTELENIAPGQEFKLNLGIDEGLKIERNLVERQVDKKLMSKQRRITYGYRLVITNLLNLETHLKLTEQLPVSRNEEIKVRLTQGNPQIQLGEMGILAWGLTLPPQEKREIYYQFTVEHPPELTVVGLDI; encoded by the coding sequence GTGGTTAACCCGGAAAAATCATCTTGGTGCAAAACAGTAGAAAGTCAGATTGTCGCTGTGACAGTATATGCTGACAAAGCCTTAGTTACACGGCGGGGTGTAGTGTCTTTAACAGGACTCGAACGGGAGTTAGTGATTACACCGCTGCCGATGACTGTAGAAACTGAGTCTGTGAGGGTAAGCGGTACGGGTACGGTAGGGGTGCGCTTGCTGGGGGTGAGTTGCGATGTCTCCGACGGGCTACGCCTACGCACTTATTTTACCGAACCCATTGCCGAGAGAGTAGCACAGTTGACGCGGCAAATTCAGCAACTAGAAGCAGAAATTCGCCACCTGCAAGCTCAAGTAGAAGCTTTGGCATTGCAATCTAGTTTTATCGTCGGCTTACGGGAAAAGACAGAGCAGACCTTTTCTCAGAGTCTAGCGCGGAAAAATATCAGCCTGAGTGAAACGTTGGATTTCCTCAATTTTCTCGGTAGCCAATATAGTGAATATGCGATCGCTTCTGGGGAGTGTAAAACCCAACAGCAAGAACTAGATAAGCAGTTACAAGCACTCCGCATTGCATTGCAAAATATCCAAACACCCCATCTCCAAGAAAGCCTCAGCTTAATTGTGGCAGTTGAAGTCGCAGATGCAGGTGAGTTTGAGCTAGAGGTTTCTTATGTGGTTAACCGCGCTAGTTGGAGTCCGCTTTATGACTTGCGGGTTGATAGCATCAGAGATATCGTGCATCTGAGCTACCTCGCAGAAGTTACCCAAAGTACCGGCGAAGATTGGTTGGGTGTAGCGCTTACTCTTTCTACAGCCAAACCAGGATTAGGTACAATCCCGCCAAAACTTCAACCTTGGTATATCAGCACTCCACAGCCATTAATAGGACGACGTCGAGAAGTGATGCTTCCACCTGCGCCTGCGATGATGGCTAAGTCTGCGCCTGGTGGTGAAGGAAGCTGGGAAGCAGAAGACGAAGTAGCAGAGGAAAATTTCATCGCAGCGGAAACTGTTGTTGCTGAAGTATCCAAGGAAGGGGGTGTAGTCACCTTTAAATTAAATAGCGGCGGTAACATCAAGAGTGATGGTACACCCCATAAAACGACAATATTTAATGATGATTATCCTTGTAAATTTGAGTATGTAGCAATGCCACGCTTGGTAAGCTTTGCTTATTTACAAGCTAAGGTAAAAAATAGTCCCGATGGTGCGACTTTATTACCAGGTAAGGCGAATATTTTTCGGGACAATACATTTGTCGGTACAACTGAACTAGAGAATATTGCACCAGGACAAGAATTCAAACTTAACTTAGGAATTGACGAAGGTTTGAAAATTGAGCGTAACTTAGTTGAGCGTCAGGTTGACAAAAAACTGATGAGCAAACAACGCCGCATTACTTATGGTTATCGGTTGGTAATTACTAATTTGCTCAATTTAGAAACTCATCTGAAATTAACTGAACAATTGCCAGTTAGCCGCAACGAAGAAATTAAGGTGCGTCTCACCCAAGGCAACCCACAAATTCAACTGGGTGAAATGGGTATTTTGGCATGGGGGTTAACTCTGCCACCGCAGGAAAAACGAGAGATATATTACCAGTTTACTGTTGAGCATCCGCCTGAGTTAACGGTGGTAGGATTAGATATTTAG
- a CDS encoding cadmium resistance transporter, which yields MDWLIATIKIGLAAAVATTFDDNIYLTAFFSEVNRTFRPQHVVVGEILGFTALVIVSLLGFLLGLAIPSTWTGLLGILPILIGLNNLLNLNKDDSAEDKSANLKRNSKFRGFDSRKRSLWDVIRDPQTYRVSSVTIANGGNNLGIYIPLFATSSIQNLAVIVPVCYFIVFCWLFMSYNLTRLPGIALILSRYASKIFPFVLMWLGFRILVDSESYRIFLPKT from the coding sequence ATGGATTGGTTAATTGCAACAATTAAGATTGGGCTAGCTGCGGCTGTGGCAACAACATTTGATGACAATATTTATTTGACTGCCTTCTTCAGTGAGGTCAATCGGACTTTTCGTCCTCAACATGTTGTAGTTGGTGAGATTCTAGGGTTCACAGCATTAGTAATAGTAAGCTTACTTGGTTTCTTACTGGGTCTAGCAATTCCATCAACTTGGACTGGTTTACTGGGGATTCTGCCGATACTCATTGGCTTGAACAATTTGCTCAACCTGAATAAGGATGACTCAGCCGAAGATAAATCAGCCAATCTGAAAAGAAACTCTAAATTTCGAGGATTTGATTCCAGAAAGCGATCGCTCTGGGACGTAATCCGCGATCCCCAGACCTATCGCGTCTCCTCGGTCACAATTGCCAACGGCGGCAACAATCTTGGCATCTATATCCCCCTGTTTGCCACTAGCTCAATCCAAAATCTCGCTGTGATCGTACCAGTTTGCTATTTCATTGTTTTTTGCTGGCTGTTTATGTCCTATAATCTGACTCGTTTACCTGGTATCGCTTTGATACTCAGCCGTTATGCTAGCAAGATTTTCCCCTTCGTTCTAATGTGGCTGGGTTTCAGAATTCTGGTAGACAGCGAATCTTATCGGATTTTTCTCCCCAAAACTTGA
- the mnmE gene encoding tRNA uridine-5-carboxymethylaminomethyl(34) synthesis GTPase MnmE — MSELLANTGTIAAIATAIVPQQGSVGIVRVSGFHAMAIAQTLFDAPGRQVWESHRILYGYIRHPQTQEIVDEALLLIMKAPRSYTREDVVEFHCHGGIMAVQQVLQLCLEGGARLAQPGEFTLRAFLNGRLDLTQAESIADLVGARSPQAAQTALAGLQGKLAHPIRQLRANCLDILAEIEARIDFEEDLPPLHINSIISEIDKIAADITKLLATKDKGELLRTGLKVAIVGRPNVGKSSLLNAWSQSDRAIVTDLPGTTRDVVESQLVVAGIPVQVLDTAGIRETVDQVEKIGVERSRRAANAADLVLLTIDAADGWTQGDEEIYTQVQHRPLILVINKIDLVQTALITSWEYPKTINQIVTTSASQNQGIDGLETAILEIVQTGKVQAADMDLAINQRQAAALTKAKISLEQVQATITDQLPLDFWTIDLRGAIQSLGEITGEEVTESVLDRIFSRFCIGK, encoded by the coding sequence ATGTCGGAACTGTTGGCTAATACTGGAACTATCGCGGCGATCGCAACTGCTATTGTCCCTCAACAAGGTAGCGTGGGGATTGTGCGGGTTTCTGGGTTCCATGCAATGGCGATCGCTCAAACTCTGTTTGACGCACCAGGGCGTCAAGTTTGGGAAAGTCACCGGATTCTTTACGGTTATATCCGCCATCCCCAAACACAAGAAATCGTAGATGAAGCTTTGTTGCTGATTATGAAAGCTCCCCGCTCTTACACCCGTGAAGATGTGGTGGAGTTCCATTGTCACGGGGGAATTATGGCGGTGCAACAGGTGTTGCAACTGTGTTTAGAAGGTGGTGCGCGATTAGCCCAACCGGGAGAGTTTACCCTGCGGGCGTTTTTGAATGGGCGATTGGATTTAACTCAAGCCGAAAGTATTGCCGATTTAGTGGGAGCGCGATCGCCTCAAGCGGCTCAAACTGCTTTAGCTGGGTTGCAGGGGAAGTTAGCTCATCCGATCCGTCAGTTACGCGCTAACTGTTTGGATATCTTGGCAGAAATTGAAGCTCGGATAGACTTTGAAGAAGATTTGCCACCATTGCATATCAATTCCATCATATCAGAAATCGACAAAATTGCCGCAGATATTACCAAGTTATTGGCAACTAAAGACAAAGGCGAACTGCTCCGCACAGGGTTAAAAGTGGCGATTGTCGGGCGTCCGAATGTGGGGAAATCCAGCTTGTTGAATGCTTGGAGTCAGAGCGATCGCGCGATCGTTACAGACTTACCCGGTACAACCCGCGATGTGGTGGAATCTCAGCTAGTTGTGGCGGGAATTCCCGTGCAGGTACTAGATACAGCGGGGATTCGGGAAACTGTAGATCAAGTAGAAAAAATCGGCGTTGAGCGATCGCGCCGTGCAGCTAATGCAGCTGATTTAGTCTTGCTCACCATCGACGCCGCAGATGGTTGGACTCAAGGCGATGAAGAGATTTATACACAGGTGCAACACCGTCCGTTAATTTTAGTTATTAACAAAATTGATCTTGTGCAAACAGCTTTGATTACATCCTGGGAATATCCCAAAACAATTAACCAAATTGTTACCACATCAGCGTCACAAAATCAAGGAATTGATGGCTTAGAAACGGCTATTTTAGAAATAGTACAAACTGGAAAAGTTCAAGCTGCTGATATGGATTTAGCGATTAACCAAAGGCAAGCCGCAGCGTTAACAAAAGCGAAGATTTCTTTAGAGCAAGTGCAAGCGACAATTACCGATCAGTTACCATTAGACTTTTGGACGATTGACTTACGAGGTGCGATTCAGTCACTAGGAGAAATCACCGGAGAAGAAGTGACAGAATCTGTTTTGGATCGGATTTTCAGTAGGTTCTGTATTGGTAAATAG
- a CDS encoding Uma2 family endonuclease: MTVAQDLPIPKDVIFPPGDLYSDEPPLESDLHRLQMTLLIQCLEWLWQNRHDFYASGNITIYYSPRQLKSEYFRGPDFFVVLGTERKPRKSWAVWEEDGKYPNVIIEVLSDSTAATDRNLKKQIYQDTFRTPEYFWFEPNNLEFAGFVLVAGKYQPLEPNPQGWLWSQQLELFLGVDQDSLRFFTAVGELVPTPKEVAEQEKQRAEQEKQRAEQEKQRAERLAAKLRELNIDPDAI, from the coding sequence ATGACTGTCGCCCAAGATTTACCAATCCCAAAAGATGTTATATTTCCCCCAGGGGATTTATATAGTGACGAACCGCCTTTGGAAAGTGATTTGCATCGGTTACAAATGACGCTCCTCATCCAATGCCTTGAGTGGTTGTGGCAAAATCGTCATGATTTCTATGCGTCTGGCAATATTACAATTTACTACAGTCCACGCCAGCTAAAATCAGAATATTTTAGGGGGCCTGATTTTTTCGTGGTGCTGGGGACTGAACGCAAACCGCGTAAAAGTTGGGCTGTCTGGGAAGAAGATGGTAAGTATCCGAATGTGATTATTGAAGTGCTATCAGATTCCACAGCCGCAACAGACAGGAATTTGAAAAAGCAAATTTACCAAGATACGTTTCGCACACCAGAATACTTTTGGTTTGAGCCAAATAACTTAGAATTTGCTGGGTTTGTCTTGGTAGCTGGTAAGTATCAACCTTTAGAACCTAATCCCCAAGGCTGGTTATGGAGTCAGCAGCTAGAGTTATTTTTGGGTGTTGATCAAGATAGTTTACGCTTTTTCACGGCTGTTGGAGAGTTAGTTCCGACACCGAAAGAAGTGGCTGAACAGGAAAAGCAACGTGCTGAACAGGAAAAGCAACGCGCTGAACAGGAAAAGCAACGCGCTGAACGCTTGGCGGCAAAATTGCGAGAATTAAATATTGATCCAGATGCTATTTAG